The Gallus gallus isolate bGalGal1 chromosome 28, bGalGal1.mat.broiler.GRCg7b, whole genome shotgun sequence genome has a segment encoding these proteins:
- the TICAM1 gene encoding TIR domain-containing adapter molecule 1, producing MAQSAEVQPSFEDIFNILSQVPAEKLLSLKHKLKHLIFAPSSKLLQAMVLLTLGQEADARICLNALGDNLAALYIHQTKLGTAAVQKDGGNSQHPQLDAGAMAFLAQIYLLLANEKLCSHEAVVKAEQAANNASRDAQRDTLNSIPVGDQERYGLAISTVDSDSKFRTLRSDVSTGFLRMTSPNNTVKSSPMKIRKTSDLSGTQTLQSSGISDSFTSLLISQSPTAIFCTPTPSCQSSRLCEVSTSDAGQPDGERQSHSLQETGRASSPSSHSRQDTNPQVPHLGKTLQVSSSRLSLPIVETQLPILGAVGQPVESNDISSTVIAEPQVPKESRDQKQKLSTSLPYSRMTINTGPACIPIEDSYIPAGTSNSAPASTSVCSFPPQTYFSSAILRPLQSIPYNVPFPPPLHSSPSPTGPPPLKTVEASLAPEPNGEKKKFFTFVVLHAWEDEHIACRIKDLLENMGVPNGATFCEDFLVAGHNQLTCFQDAMENSAFLILLLTKNFLCHQCMFQTNSALMESIQRPSKHNSVIPFVPKENPLERSQIPSMLSVLVALDENSPVFARTVQNTFTPEKINERKAMWCQIQQVQEQKRKLELYQDHCQTLQNLGALTLGSLPQMSPSAMQLNQSSLEQLLEQLLPLQSSQQCHPPVSVSAATRPLPRAGHPTSAQVGPSPSQPLNLPSGQHYTTTDPGGARSIIIQHARMVQIGNHNTMHVETAAPGPQDSEEESRENA from the coding sequence ATGGCACAGAGTGCTGAGGTCCAGCCAAGctttgaagacatttttaatattctatCCCAGGTCCCAGCAGAAAAGCTCCTTAGCCTCAAACATAAACTGAAGCATTTAATATTTGCGCCCAGCAGTAAATTACTGCAAGCCATGGTCCTACTTACTCTGGGACAAGAAGCAGATGCACGAATTTGTCTGAATGCTCTGGGAGATAACCTGGCAGCCCTGTACATCCATCAGACCAAACtaggcactgcagcagtgcagaaagaCGGTGGTAATTCACAGCACCCCCAGCTAGATGCAGGTGCCATGGCATTTCTGGCACAGATCTACTTGCTGCTGGCAAATGAAAAACTGTGCAGTCATGAAGCTGTGGTCAAAGCTGAACAGGCTGCTAACAATGCTAGCAGGGATGCTCAGAGAGACACACTCAATAGCATCCCAGTTGGAGATCAGGAAAGATATGGCTTAGCTATCAGCACTGTGGATTCAGATAGCAAGTTTCGGACACTGAGATCTGATGTGAGCACAGGATTTCTCCGTATGACTAGCCCAAATAACACCGTGAAAAGTTCCCCAATGAAGATTAGAAAAACCTCAGACCTTTCAGGCACACAGACCTTGCAATCCTCAGGGATCTCCGATTCCTTCACCAGTCTCCTGATCAGTCAATCACCAACAGCTATTTTTTGCACACCGACTCCTTCCTGTCAGTCCAGTCGGCTGTGTGAAGTGAGCACCAGTGATGCTGGACAGCCTGATGGAGAGAGACAGagccacagcctgcaggaaactggcagggccagcagccccagcagtcATTCCAGGCAGGACACAAATCCCCAAGTCCCCCATCTGGGGAAGACACTGCAGGTCAGTTCCTCTCGTCTATCTCTCCCTATTGTTGAAACACAGCTGCCCATACTGGGTGCTGTGGGCCAACCTGTTGAGAGTAATGATATTTCTAGCACAGTGATAGCAGAACCTCAGGTaccaaaagaaagcagagaccAAAAGCAGAAATTATCTACAAGTCTTCCCTATTCAAGAATGACAATAAATACTGGTCCTGCCTGCATACCCATAGAAGACTCCTACATTCCAGCAGGAACTTCCAACTCTGCACCTGCTTCCACTTCAGTTTGTTCCTTTCCTCCTCAAACCTATTTCTCTTCAGCCATTCTCCGTCCTCTTCAGAGCATTCCTTACAACGTAccatttccccctcccctccactcATCTCCCTCTCCAACTGGCCCTCCTCCTTTAAAAACTGTGGAAGCATCATTGGCACCAGAGCCCAatggtgaaaagaaaaagtttttcactTTTGTTGTTCTACATGCTTGGGAAGATGAGCATATTGCCTGTCGCATCAAGGACCTGCTAGAGAACATGGGGGTTCCCAATGGTGCCACATTCTGTGAGGACTTCCTTGTTGCAGGACACAACCAGCTGACTTGCTTTCAGGATGCTATGGAAAACTCTGCTTTCCTTATCCTTCTGCTGACCAAGAACTTCCTGTGCCACCAGTGTATGTTTCAAACAAACTCAGCTCTGATGGAGTCCATCCAGCGACCTTCCAAGCACAACTCTGTCATTCCTTTTGTACCTAAGGAAAACCCACTGGAGCGGAGTCAGATTCCCAGCATGCTCAGTGTGCTGGTGGCCTTGGATGAGAACTCTCCTGTGTTTGCCAGGACAGTGCAGAACACCTTTACCCCCGAGAAGATCAATGAAAGGAAAGCCATGTGGTGCCAGATACAGCAAGTCcaagagcagaaaaggaaactAGAGCTATATCAGGATCACTGCCAAACACTGCAGAATTTAGGTGCTTTGACCCTCGGTTCCCTTCCCCAAATGTCTCCATCAGCTATGCAGCTGAATCAGTCAAGCCTAGAGCAGCTGCTGGAACAGCTCCTGCCTCTCCAGTCATCCCAACAGTGCCATCCCCCAGTGTCTGTCTCTGCTGCCACACGCCCACTTCCCCGGGCTGGTCATCCCACATCTGCTCAGGTGGGTCCCTCTCCTTCCCAACCACTTAATCTCCCATCAGGCCAGCACTACACAACTACAGATCCAGGAGGTGCCCGTTCCATCATCATCCAACATGCTCGAATGGTTCAGATTGGGAACCACAACACAATGCATGTGGAAACTGCTGCCCCAGGTCCACAGGACAGTGAGGAAGAATCCAGGGAGAATGCTTAA
- the PLIN3 gene encoding perilipin-3, whose protein sequence is MASKQIPKKDQEAEEQQQESAVNRITNLPLLNSAFNLASSAYSSTKEMHPCLSGVCSVAETVAAVAVGSVVGGAQPILNQLDSQITLVNEYACKTLDQLEENLPFLQQPADKVFSDTKQLVSTKVTSAMNAACEAKEAMADKVTEAVDLTKNAVGDGVKLTRSMVISRVNNTVEAAQGAKDLVTNKVTEAVDLTKHIVEDSIGMTKSAVANTIVNAVEAAQGAKDLVSNKVTEALDLTKHIVEDSVGLTKSVVTSTIVSAVEAAQGTKDLVNNKVTEAVDLSKHIVEDSMGLTKSAVANTIVSAVEVAQSAKDLVTNKVIEAVDLTKVAVQDGVEKTKSAVTSTVSTALDAAYSTIASKINTALEQSREAIQESVEITNSVVTNSVSKAKVVGQAVAGGVESVLGISEDLVDHYLPMTEEELGELATAVEGFGMASVEEQRQQQSYFVRLGSLSKKVRYRAYQLSLNKLQHVKQSTQNTLSQLQLAINLIESVKKEVGQKLLDGQEKLHQLWVSWCLTQPKGHQVKTAAKVEIESRTLAMLHIITQQLQPIYESLKVSIHGLPRNIQEAVHQATRNIKKLHTTFASANSFQDLSSTTLTKSQNRVAEAQRSLDVLFEYVTQNTPLNWLVGPFKAVAEVSQDSRKGKKDKSNIKSFALEKAASSKKVTKRPEEPKGAKMILGEACGMLEKLEEKISAEEALAVKEIITNALKEDP, encoded by the exons ATGGCATCAAAGCAGATCCCAAAAAAAGATCAGGAGGCTGAGGAACAGCAGCAAGAG AGCGCTGTCAACAGGATAACCAACCTGCCCTTGCTTAACTCTGCATTCAACCTGGCCTCATCTGCCTACAGTTCTACCAAGGAAATGCATCCTTGCCTCAGTGGTGTCTGCAGTGTGGCTGAGACTGTGGCTGCAGTTGCAGTAGGCAGTGTGGTTGGTGGGGCACAGCCCATACTGAACCAACTGGACTCACAAA TAACACTTGTAAATGAATATGCCTGTAAAACACTGGATCAACTGGAGGAGAATTTGCCTTTTCTTCAACAGCCAGCAGATAAG GTATTCTCAGACACCAAACAGCTGGTTTCCACCAAAGTGACATCTGCTATGAATGCTGCCTGTGAGGCAAAAGAAGCAATGGCTGATAAAGTGACTGAAGCTGTGGATCTCACTAAAAATGCTGTTGGGGATGGTGTTAAGCTGACCAGGTCAATGGTCATTTCCAGAGTTAACAACACTGTGGAGGCTGCTCAGGGTGCAAAGGACCTTGTAACTAATAAAGTGACGGAAGCAGTAGACCTCACTAAACACATTGTGGAGGACAGCATTGGAATGACCAAATCTGCAGTTGCCAATACTATTGTCAATGCTGTGGAGGCTGCTCAGGGTGCCAAGGACCTTGTGAGTAACAAGGTGACTGAAGCACTAGACCTCACTAAGCACATTGTGGAGGACAGCGTGGGACTGACCAAGTCTGTGGTTACTTCCACTATTGTCAGTGCTGTGGAGGCTGCCCAGGGTACCAAAGACCTTGTGAATAACAAGGTGACAGAGGCTGTGGACCTCAGTAAGCACATTGTGGAGGACAGCATGGGACTCACTAAGTCTGCAGTAGCAAATACTATTGTCAGTGCTGTGGAGGTTGCCCAGAGTGCCAAGGACCTTGTGACTAACAAGGTGATAGAGGCAGTAGATCTAACAAAAGTAGCTGTTCAGGATGGTGTTGAGAAGACTAAATCAGCGGTCACTTCAACAGTCAGTACAGCTCTGGATGCTGCATACAGCACCATAGctagcaaaataaatacagcccttgagcagagcagagaggccaTCCAGGAGAGTGTGGAGATAACTAATTCAGTGGTGACCAACAGTGTGAGCAAAGCCAAGGTAGTGGGACAAGCGGTGGCAGGTGGTGTCGAATCTGTCCTGGGTATATCAGAAGATCTGGTGGATCACTACCTCCCCATGACTGAAGAGGAACTAG GTGAACTTGCCACTGCTGTTGAGGGATTTGGTATGGCTTCTGTGGAGgagcagagacagcagcagagtTACTTTGTTCGACTGGGTTCCCTCTCTAAAAAAGTCCGCTACCGAGCCTATCAACTCTCCCTGAACAAGCTTCAGCATGTTAAACAAAGCACTCAGAACACACTCTCACAACTACAGCTGGCAATAAATCTG ATTGAATCTGTGAAAAAGGAGGTTGGCCAGAAGCTTCTGGATGGGCAAGAGAAACTCCATCAGCTGTGGGTGAGCTGGTGTCTGACTCAACCCAAGGGACACCAAGTTAAAACAGCTGCCAAAGTGGAG ataGAATCACGGACTCTAGCTATGCTGCATATCATCACTCAGCAGCTACAACCTATTTATGAGAGTCTGAAAGTCAGCATCCATGGCCTCCCCAGGAACATCCAAGAAGCTGTGCATCAGGCAACTCGAAATATCAAGAAGCTCCATACTACTTTTGCCAGTGCTAATTCTTTTCAGGATCTCTCTAGCACAACTCTGACAAAGAGCCAGAATCGTGTGGCTGAAGCCCAAAGGTCTCTGGATGTCCTGTTTGAGTATGTAACTCAGAACACCCCTCTAAACTGGCTTGTGGGTCCCTTCAAGGCAGTAGCTGAAGTGTCACAGGAtagcagaaaggggaaaaaagataagAGTAATATAAAATCATTTGCCTTAGAAAAGGCTGCTTCATCAAAGAAGGTGACTAAGAGGCCTGAAGAACCAAAAGGAGCAAAAATGATTCTGGGGGAAGCATGTGGAATGCTAGAGAAGCTAGAAGAGAAGATAAGTGCGGAAGAGGCGTTGGCTGTGAAGGAGATAATAACTAATGCACTGAAGGAAGATCCCTGA
- the FEM1A gene encoding protein fem-1 homolog A codes for MDLRTAVYNAARDGKLKLLQKLLGSRSREELEALTAGPGGGDGPGGGSTPLLIAARHGHLEVVEYLLDHCGARVEEGGSVNFDGETIEGAPPLWAASAAGHLGVVRSLLDHGASVNQTTLTNSTPLRAACFDGHLEIVRYLVGERGADLEVANRHGHTCLMISCYKGHREIARYLLEKGADVNRRSVKGNTALHDCAESGSLEILQLLLRSKARMEKDGYGMTPLLAASVTGHTNIVEYLIQGGLQQEEEDVAENQNETCALGGSHQRCCSAGQKTHEGCDKEQHERCCASASSQDGQQVPNVFCTREAAVEALELLGATFVDKKRDLLGAHKYWRRAMELRYEGGQYLPKPEPRQLVLAYDYSREVSSLEELEALITDPDEMRMQALLIRERILGPSHPDTSYYIRYRGAVYADSGNFERCINLWKYALDMQQGNLEPLSPMTASSFLSFAELFSYVLQDRSKGTLATQLGFCDLMGVLSKGVREVERALMHGKDPVVDSAQFTKTLAIILHLVFLLEKVECTPEQEHQKRQTIYRLLKCSPRAKNGFTPLHMAVDKDTTTVGRYPVGKFPSLHVVNLLLECGADPDSRDYDNNTPLHVAARNNCPLIMSALMEAGAHMDATNAFKQTAYELLDEKLLTKSMMQPFNYITLQCLAARALDKHKIPYKGFIPEELEAFIELH; via the coding sequence ATGGACCTGCGCACGGCTGTGTACAACGCGGCCCGCGATGGGAAGCTAAAGCTGCTACAGAAGCTGCTGGGCAGCCGCAGCCGGGAGGAGCTGGAGGCGCTCACAGCAGGGCCCGGTGGAGGTGACGGCCCTGGGGGTGGGAGCACTCCGCTGCTAATCGCTGCCCGCCACGGACACCTGGAGGTGGTGGAGTATCTCCTGGATCACTGTGGGGCCCGCGTGGAGGAGGGCGGATCTGTCAACTTTGATGGAGAAACCATCGAGGGGGCCCCGCCGCTGTGGGCTGCATCCGCCGCTGGGCACCTGGGGGTGGTGCGCAGCCTCTTGGATCACGGTGCCTCAGTGAACCAGACCACGCTGACCAACTCCACACCGTTGAGGGCCGCCTGCTTTGATGGGCACTTGGAGATCGTGCGCTACTTGGTTGGAGAGCGTGGGGCTGACCTGGAGGTAGCAAACCGGCATGGACACACTTGTTTGATGATTTCTTGCTACAAAGGACACCGGGAGATTGCACGTTACTTGCTGGAGAAAGGGGCTGATGTCAACCGCCGGAGTGTGAAGGGGAACACAGCCCTGCATGACTGTGCAGAGTCAGGCAGCCTGGAGATCCTGCAGCTACTGCTCCGCTCCAAAGCCCGCATGGAGAAAGATGGCTATGGCATGActcctctgctggctgccagTGTCACCGGGCACACCAATATTGTAGAGTATCTCATccagggagggctgcagcaggaggaagaggatgttGCAGAGAACCAAAATGAGACCTGTGCTTTGGGTGGGAGCCATcagaggtgctgcagtgctggtcagaaaacTCATGAGGGTTGCGACAAAGAGCAGCATGAGAGATGTTGTGCCTCAGCTTCCAGTcaggatggccagcaggttCCTAACGTGTTCTGCACTCGAGAGGCTGCTGTGGAAGCACTGGAGTTGCTAGGTGCCACATTTGTGGATAAGAAACGTGACCTTTTGGGAGCCCACAAGTATTGGCGAAGGGCAATGGAGCTTCGATACGAGGGTGGGCAGTACCTGCCTAAACCCGAACCGCGGCAGCTGGTGCTGGCATACGACTATTCACGAGAAGTAAGTTCGCTGGAGGAGCTAGAAGCCTTGATCACTGATCCAGACGAGATGCGCATGCAGGCACTGCTCATTAGAGAACGCATCTTGGGTCCTTCGCACCCAGACACTTCCTATTACATTCGCTATCGAGGGGCCGTCTATGCTGACTCAGGCAATTTTGAACGCTGTATTAACCTATGGAAGTATGCTCTCGACATGCAGCAAGGCAACCTGGAGCCTCTCAGCCCTATGACTGCCAGtagtttcctttcctttgctgaGCTTTTCTCTTACGTGCTTCAGGACCGCTCCAAAGGCACTTTAGCTACCCAACTGGGCTTCTGTGATCTCATGGGAGTACTGAGCAAAGGTGTCCGGGAGGTAGAGAGAGCACTTATGCATGGCAAGGATCCTGTAGTTGACTCGGCACAGTTCACCAAGACACTGGCCATTATTCTCCACCTGGTCTTCCTGCTGGAGAAGGTGGAGTGTACCCCAGAGCAGGAGCACCAGAAGCGCCAAACTATCTACCGCCTCCTGAAGTGCAGCCCTCGAGCCAAGAATGGCTTCACCCCTTTGCATATGGCTGTGGACAAAGATACCACGACAGTGGGACGATACCCAGTGGGCAAGTTCCCATCACTCCATGTTGTTAACTTGCTTCTCGAGTGTGGGGCTGACCCAGACAGCCGTGACTATGACAACAATACCCCGCTGCATGTTGCTGCTCGGAATAACTGCCCACTGATCATGAGTGCCCTGATGGAGGCTGGAGCCCATATGGATGCCACCAATGCCTTCAAGCAGACCGCTTACGAGCTGCTGGATGAGAAGCTGCTCACCAAAAGCATGATGCAGCCCTTCAATTACATCACCCTCCAGTGCCTTGCTGCTCGTGCCCTGGACAAGCACAAGATTCCCTACAAGGGCTTTATCCCTGAGGAGCTGGAAGCCTTCATTGAACTACACTAG